The Brassica napus cultivar Da-Ae chromosome C7, Da-Ae, whole genome shotgun sequence genomic interval CATGAACGCATACTTTGGAGTCATGCCCGTAAACCACACCCCTTTGCTCCAAGTAACACGCGGGGAGTGACTTCTTGTGATCTCCCAAGTTTGCTTCGTACTAAAACAAGATTGGAAGCTCCCTGCCTCTGTTTTCCACAGTCGAGTGTCATCTTCTAGTGATAAGCCTCTGATATGAAGATTtagaatctctctctctatctgaaCCAAAACCTCCACTCTGTGCCTGCGCCGTCTGTATGTTTGGACTGCTACTTCCACAGTTGTATTGATTGGAATGCCCAAATCAATACATCCTCGAGACCCAGTCAAGTCTATCAATCTTCCCAAAGGAGACCACATGTCAAACCAAAAGGATGTATAGGAGCCATTACAATTCTCCATCCGTGTGAGCGTCGATGCAAGGGGCCGAAGCTTAAGTAACTTCTTCCATatccaaaaccccaaggagatTTTTGCATTGACACTCCACAGTGATCCCTTCCTTATCAGATACCGATGAATCCAAAAAATCTAAAGTGATTCCTTAGCTGACAATATTCTCCATATCAATTTGAGACAGCAGATCAAGTTCACTTCATTCAGTGACCTCAGACCCAAGCCTCCTTCTTCTCGTGGCTTGCACACATCTTTCCATGCGATCTTAGCTTTATGCGATGAGAGATCAGGTCCTGACAAGAGAAAGGCGCAAAATAACTGATCAATCTCCTTAATGCATTGTTTCGGGAGTCGAAATGCGGACATCCAAAAGTTTGTCAAACTATGAATTACCGAACTGATGAGCTGTAGACGACCTGCAAACGAGAGTTGCCTTGCTGTCCATGAGCTGATTCGTTGCTTAATTCTCTGAATAAGGGGATTATAATCATGCACTGACATTCTCTTTGTCAACAGAGGGAGACCAAGGTATCGAACCGGAAGAGCTCCTGCTGCAAAAGGGAACTGGTTGAGGATTTGGACCATGTCTTCATCTTCCACTCCTGCCATAAACAATTTTGACTTCTCCAGACTTATAGACAGCTGCAAATTCTTTGAACACAGACATAATATCTTCTATCGAGCGCTTTTTCCCATACGAAAACACCAAAACATCATCGGCAAAACACAGATGTGTTAGCCTAAAATCATTCATATAAGGTGTGATTGGTGACCAAGGGAATGAGAATGAACATTCAATTCCTTATGGTTTCATAAAAATATACCATTCATAAGGAATTTATTTACCTTTATATTCcttatcattctttttttttgtagagaataaCAAAGCAAAATTATTCCTCATTATTTTTAAGGAAGAACAATCATTCCCACTCATTCCTTTAGTTTTattccttttcattttttttttatttgttcataGTGTTTCTCAAATGGTCACCGGTGTTTTCAATATTACAGTAAAAAAATtagtgtttgaaaaaaaaagtaaaaaaagaaaaagccaaCTTTCTCATTGGTTGTTAGATACGGGCCGGGTGAGAGAAGCTTGGGCCCATACCTGTCTCAAAAAGCGCGTGTCATTCAGCGTCCTGTGAAACAAGACGCGCGTGGATGCTTGTGCTTTCTCCATTACTCTGTGAGCCGAAAGCGTAATTCGCAGAGAAGCGAGCGACAATGAAGGTCCAACGGTCAACTTTTTTCACAGTCAACTTGAAATCGAACCTTCATCACTTTCACTCCTCTCAGGTTAATACTATTCGTCAAAGTTCGGGTTTTTTATCCACTTCATTCTCCTGGAGTGTATTCATATGCTGAGATTGAGTGTATTCCTTTCAGGGAATTGCTATATCAGAGCTCGATCCCGTGTCGAAGTTACTCGATAGGAAGTGGGGGTTACAGAGTCCCGCAACTCCAATTCATCAAATCAGTGTTTCTTCCGCTAAAGGAATCGGCAAACTCTCCTTCTTGAACAACACTCGTCCACGTCTCGGAGATGAAGTCTCTAAAAAAGGATCGTCTTTTTACATCCTGAGAGACGATCTTTTGCATCCTCTTGTCAACGGTAACAAAGCTAGAAAGCTTGATGCTTTGCTACCGCTTCTTCAGGATCATAAAGTCACTGACTTGGTGAGAGAGAATTTGTTATCCTTTCTCAGTTGGGTCCTTTGGAAAAAAAATGCTTAGAGCTTTTTCTTTGAATGTTAGGTTACATGTGGAGGTTGTCAGAGTGCACACACAGCTGCTGTTGGTAAAAAATGTCAGAACCTTTTTGTTTGAGAGAACTAAATTTAATGAAGTTTTGAGTATTTGTTGTTTGTATGTTGTTGCAGCTGTTTCGTGTGCTGAGAGAGGTGTGAGATCACATCTGCTACTGCGTGGAGAGCAGCCCGAGGTTTTGACCGGTTATAACCTCGTTTCAACTATGTATGGAAACGTTGAGTATGTTCCGAGATCGAAGTATGCGAATAGGGAGGAGATGCTGAGAACTCACGCTGATCTTGTCGCTGGGGAAGACGGTTCTGTCTTATGGGCTAAAGACCTTGAGGCTATTGATGGTTTTTCGACTTCCCAAGCTGCTTCTTCTAGAAAGGTTTTGATCGTCAATGAAGGCGCAGGCGATGCTCTTGCGTTACTCGGTAAGCAATCTAATTTGGTGGAAAGAACTTATCAAGATTTGTTGTTTATGTGTGCCTTTGTTTTACTATGCAGGTATGTTTCGGTTAGTGAAGTATTTGTCAGAAGATCATTTACTTGGGAAGAAGAGTCGTGTCAAGTTTGTAGTTGATGCTGGTACTGGAACGACTGCTGTGGGTTTAGGAGTTGCAGCTATGTCTTTAGGGTTAGGCTTTGTTGAACAAGACTTTATTGATAACGCTTTTTGTGTCTGTTTCTTTTCTTGCTCATGTTACACTTCTCCTCTCAGGCTTCCCTGGGAGATCAATGCAGTGATGTTAGCTGATACACTCGAAAACTACAAAAGACATGAACATCGCTTGTTAGAAGAGTTTACGAGGCAGTTTCTTCCCTCCATCGTTTGCAGCCGCTTGGATACGATCAAATGGGTAGAACGTCAACGCCCGAGAAAGTATGATTCTTTTCGCTATTGAAGATATACTAAAAGTGATATTTTCAGTTATATATTTCCTTTTGTTCTTGCAGGTTTGGTAAGGTCTTGGAAGGAGAAGTGGAGATGTGTCGGAAGATTGCGCAACAGACGGGTGTTTTAGTGGATCCAATGTATACTTTAGCTGCTTGGGAGACGGCAACAGAGCTTGTGGAGGACGAGGATTCGAGCATTGTAGTGATGCTTCACACTGGAGGCACTCTTGGGATGTTTGGTCTTGCTCAAAGATATAAATCTTTCTTCACTAACTTGAAACATTAGGGGTGCAACTGGATTACAATATTTTGGAATGGAACGACGTGGAATGGTGGATTCCATTGATTCCAAAAACCTTTTTTACCATTTGATATGAATGGAATGGAATGGTCATTCCACcaattccaaaaatattttgataaaatacaaagaaaagtaTTCCATAACAAAATTGTTCATGAATAAATGGAATGTATTCCGTTCCATTTTTTTGATGTATTCCATTTCATTCCtatcatttcatttatttttgttccatTAATTCCAGATCAATTTACCAGTTACAGCCTAGGTGTTGTAGCCTTGTAGGCATACAATTCTCAAGACTTCAAGAGATATAAATCTAaagatttggtttggttttagtaAAATTctaaccgaaccgaatcgaatCGAATCGAAATCACTTTGGCTCGTTTGGTTTTATGGTATTTCTATTCAGGTTAGAGTCTAGTTCTGTTCCTTCATAtcttacatttatttaatttttttgactaaatacatgtattaaatttgataaaataaaataatgttttaagttTGAGCCGTAATTAAGTAAAAAGGTAAATCGAAGATTATTACAAATAGATtcaaattatgtatataaaaacatgtatatgcCAGTGTATTATTTCTTAGAAACATAATAGTCCACTTACTAACTAAAATGAGAATTAAAAATGATCatatattgtaaatttaaaataaatacagggttgatattttgttttttttctataggGTTTTGTGGGTTTGGTTTTGAATTTCAGTTTGGATAAATCGTTTAttgtaaaactaaaactaaaaaccgAGTTTTTGGTTCATTTCGATTAGGTTGGTTCAGTTCCGAAATAAATATTGTCAATTTATAATGATGAAGTAAGAAGATTTAGATTtacgaaaagaaagaaaacaatcaaAGAATATGAGAATAGTAAAGCCTAAAAGAGATTCCATAGCAATGTCACaaaatgaattttcttatatCTTGACCATAACTTGGTTTGACATTGTACGGTTCCCAAGAAGAATCATATTTGTACAACAACTAAGTAAAATAAACTGAAGCAAACGTGGTAAGCAAGAAGTTGTATTACTTTAGTAATTTGCTTACCTGGTAAAATAAACGAAGAACAAGATTATGGTTTTGGTCGTTGGTTTTGAGGAGTCTTCTTCTCGAACCGAGATTTTCATGCACGTGTGTTTGGTCACTACTTCGTGTTTAACAACACTTTCTTCACTATACCAATATCcgcataaaacaaaaaatatttgttaaaacacacaaaacgaTTGCTTTTAAATCCTTGATTCATCCATCATTAaacctttttgttttattataataagCATTATGCATTTGAGTTTTGGGTCTTGTGAATAAATGTGTAATGTAACACAGTCGCTAAACGAATGTACCCTCAAAGACTTAAAAGAGTTATTATATATGCTAAAGCTGGTTAActcttcaatatatataatgctCTTATCATACATATATCGATAATAGCTTAGCTACCATCAGTTTGTTTGATGAATGTGTGTGTTTGTAGAGTTGTCATTTAGGACTTAATTTGCTAAAATTATGTAGCAACGGTTACGACTCTTATTATAACTATTGCCGTTCTCATATGTTCTAGAGATTATATATTACACACAGAAGTTGtaaatctatctatctatataaagttttttttttcttcttataacATGTGAAACGAGGATTTGTTGACATgtatcttcatattttattttgtattttaaatcttttttttttaggttattGCAATTTGTTCTATCAATTTCTTATTATGTACTATCTAATTCTTCTCATACTTATTAGTCtataaaattcaagaaataaataaaataacaaaaatacattttaaatatttaatttatttacaattaaaaataacataaactgtcaccattttattatttttactaatttttattatttcatttacaaattatatatttatttcactattaatatcataagataatcaaaCCAAGAATAAGAAACTAGATCACCAATGCAAATAACCAAGAAAACGGGTCAGAAGGAGAATAATAATCGAAATGCCAAAGCCACCAAGAAGCAGGAACATATATGCCTAAAGCACCGAAATCACAATCAGTAGCTAAAAGATAAGAAAcgcctcacaaactaaacaagaataTACAACACGGCCATGCAAGTGAAAAACCACAAAGATCTagatagaagggaccaaagctccaagagactaactccACACACCTACCTATACAAAGGAAacatagaaagaaaagaaacaacttgagggAGGGAGAATCAAAGACAACTACCAAGAAATCAGAAACTAAATTTGATACCATAAATAACCTTCCAAGTCCATATAACATGcacgaacgaaaacattatccaaacctcgagtggcaaacatggtgaaagatagagccaccagagatgcgatgaaagctgcaaagagATGCGAGAATAGAGAGGAAAAAtgagacgaaacgaaatcaGCAAACTATGAAGCCAtcctcgagctatgaaagagagcatagaagttagaacaccaaaaactagatcttgaaaaccaagacgagcagagactattgacggtaagccTACGTTGAGGAATACAACATCAAAAACGACTAAACTATGACCCAACCACGAagatgcagttcctaacatcagctgaaatctaaggaagaagaggagcagtcAATATTGACTGGAATAACCTAATACCGTGAGAATCAAGCGAAAaactgaaaactcataaacccgatctacaacaaataccaTGTAATCTcaaggaagaacaagagaaagatGTAAGTCTTTTTCCgggtgatggtgagaagcaccgtACACCAGAAAGGTAACGAAATACATAGACGGTGATAGCTCAAGGTCAAAATATAGGGAGATggcaaaaaacatcttaaaagttataattttcaaaaatatgaaaaaatataatacaattttgacgctgaaaccgttaatcttagaatcaacaaagttattgaaattcaatattcttTTACAATGCTCATTTCACTACTAACGAgtactatacacacaacaaTACATTATtcgaaaaaacaaacacaaaatatattaacctatcatcattactacataacacactaaaaacaccaaataacgattttaacaaataaaaacaacaacataattacattatctAAAAAACTATGTTCTtatcaataataaaaacaatattccgcgGACATCCCGTGTTAacttatatatcaaaatgaaaaaatggTCCATgatttttttacttctttttttttcttcactgcAACGTTTTCTTTTCGcagttgtaaatatattttttttaaatattcacaTTTTCCACGTACTCAGTATTCCGGTCTCGTAGAGACTTTAATCTACTACAAATATATTTGCCTCGTAAATCAAGAACCCAAGCCTACAAAAAGTGAGTAGGGGTACTAAGGTAACTTCACGAAATGatatataatctatttttttaaagcaaCAGTCATTTTCGAGAAACATAAATGCGCTTATAAATTGGAAAGacataaagaaataaaacaaaataaacatttgTTCTCTTCCACTGTCTTGTCTAATGTCTGTAGAGTAAAGAGATAGAGCCGACGTTACAGTATCTCTCGCTTCTCTCTCACACGAGCAAGAAAACTTTCACGTTCACCGGAGAAAACTATTACTCCTGTAAGAAAGCAATTAAAGACCTATTCAGATGGAAGATTTTAGAGCTTTTCCCTTCGCCGGGAATCTAGACCCTCGAGCTCAAGAGTTCGTACCGGCACCACTAAACCCTATGTCTTCACGTTTCCACTTTCCGTACACTTCTCTGCCGCCGCCGCTTCCGCCACCTCCTCCGTCGTACGGACTATCTCCATCGGATCCAAGAATGTTCACGTTCTTTAATATCCCACCACATCCGATGATGTTTCCTCCTGCTCCTcatcctccaccaccaccacctcgtCCGTGGTTTAACGGTTTTTCAGCTGTTCAACGGCTATCTCCGCCGTCGAACTCGCCGACGCGATCACTTTCTCTGATCTACGTACCGCGTGACGTCACCGAGTCTACGGTGAGACGTGACTTGGAGGTGTTCGGCGACGTGCGTGGCGTGCAGATGGAGAGAATCTCGGAAGGAGTCTTGACCGTCCATTTCTACGATCTCCGTGACGCGAAAAGAGCTGTTCGAGAGTTTTGCGGTAGACACATGCAACACCAAGAAAGGCTCGGTAGCAGCAGTGGAGGTGGAAGCGTTTGGAGATCACCCTCTTCATCGGCGCGTGGGTTTGTTTCTGGTAGACCTGTGTGGGCCCACTTTGTAGTCCCGGATACAAACGCCGTACCCGGTGGTTGTAACCAAGGAACGTTGGTGATATTTAACCTAGACCCTGATGTCTCTTCCACTGCTCTCAGACAGATTTTCCAAGTTTACGGTATATGTTTTTTAGTTATGTTTCTATGTCTTAGATTTTTTAGTTTCGTTTCCTCGATTTGTGGATATGTCAGGAATTAAAACATTTTACAAAGACTGAAACATTTTCACTTTACATTATATTATAATCATGCCATTTACTAGCTTTTGATTTTTTGAATATAGACCATGTAAGACAGTTCGGTTATATGGAAGCACTTTATAGTATTGTGAATTTTTGTCTCCAGGTTCGATCAAAGAGTTGAGAGAGACACCATACAAGAAACATCAAAGATTCATCGAGTTTTACGATGTAAGAGATGCAGTGAATGCGTTTGATCGAATGAATGGTGAAGAAATTTATGGGAAGCAAGTTGTAATCGAATTTAGCCGACCAGGTGGGCTTAAGAACAACTTCACGCCATTTAGGCAACCGCAGTTACCGTTTCAGCCGCGACCAGTTTTATTGACTCCTCCTTTGAAGCAGTCTGTTATTCTGACCAATGGTAAAAGCAAGAATGTGAGCCCTAATAATGGAGTTGATGTTGTTGAAGCTTCTATGCGTTCGTTGTGTGACATTGATGATGAAGCAGAATCTGAAACAAGGAGCAAGAACGTGGCTAAGTTGGGGAGGAAAAAGCAGATGAAGAGCATGGAACTAAGTCAGTTTCTTATCAGTGAAGAAGCAATGAATGATCCAAGTTGCAGAGATCCACGTACCACTTTGATGATAAAGAACATACCAAACAAGTACAGGTTCGGCTTTATAATCTGATTattagtattttaaattttatagatttaaaGTTGGACGATTTTTCAAATTCTAGGACGGCTAAAGATTTTAGATCTTTCtaatcttttttattaaaatattcacATGGATTCGTGTGTTAAGATgctgtttatatatattcaaagaTTTATATTCTAGATAAAATGCTCTTACGCTATGTTCCATCAATTCAAGCTTTTAATTATCTTCGTGTTTGATATTACAATTAGTCGGCTAACATTTTCCTGGATGCTCTTATTTTACAGATTCCTATAGGTTTTGTTTATATGAGAttccaatttaattttatagttagtgttttttggttttgtgtaGTCAAAAGCTGCTGTTGAATATGCTGGATAATCACTGCATTCACATCAACCAAGCTATCACCGAGGAGGAGAGGGGCGAATACAAAGCTCATCCTGATCAGCCAATTTCTTCTTATGATTTCGTGTATCTCCCGATGGATTTCAAGTAATCAACAACCGGACTTTATTGACTATATAGtactattatatataactaaaatcgTAACTCCTTTTTTTGGCTTTGATATTAGCAACAAGTGCAATGTTGGTTATGGGTTTGTGAACATGACATCTCCGGAGGCAGCTTGGAGGCTTTACAAGGCGTTTCATCTTCAGCGCTGGGAGATTTTTAATTCGCATAAGATTTGCCAAATCACATATGCGAGAGTTCAGGTATACGTAGACATTATTAGTGTTTTGAAATCGCTTACCAAAGTATAAGCTAAATTTTTAATGTCTATGATAATTGGGTGTCACAATATGAttgttttgttacttttttCGTCCAAAAACAGGGTTTGGAGGATCTAAAGGAACACTTCAAGAGCTCAAAGTTTCCGTGCGAGGCCGAACTGTACCTTCCGGTGGTTTTTTCGCCTCCACGAGACGGGAAGCAGCTAACGGAACCTGTTTCTATCAACATCAACGACTGCACCGGGCTCAATACTATTCATCATCTCGAGCCTATTGACGGTCCAGATCACTCTGTGGGTGGGTCATGTTGCGGTAGTGACAATGATAACAGTCAGGAAGATGGATTATCCGGCAATAACATAGATGGTGGACACAGTTTCACGGTGGTAGGAGCGACATCTTTCTAGAAGTTGTTTGTAATGTAAACCATAAATATATGAAGTGTAATTAGACAAATCATGTTGTTTATGTTTTATGCGTGTTATGTTGTCTCattctaaattatattttcgaCGCGATTTACTTATCATGCAGAGTTCTGAAAAGTGATAGTTTGGGTGAATgtctatatatttttctaaaactttttatttttctaaaacttgTTATTTTTCAATGAATTCCAACTTgttatttttctaaaactttttGCACGCGGAATCATCTATATATTTTGTAGTCATATTTTCTCTCTTGGATAATGTGTGATGTAGGATGGCATAATATgactaaattttgttaaatttaagAATAAAACTTTGATCAAATGATGTCATTCGAGCTAATAATAACAATTACATGTTTTCAAACActctctaatttttttgtttggttacaatTGAGAATATGTCCATCACACAACCTATTTGTTGATAAATGAATTCATGGTTATATATCAAATGATGTTAAACTTCATAACCCTACTGTTTCTTGTAGGACAAatgattaagaaaattaataatattatgtcaTTAAAATTccttattattaaatgataaggTGGAAAATGGGTGGTAAACTAGAAATGGTTGACCTAAGGTAAGAGTCCCTTTTCAGGCAAAGATACTAGTCTTTGTTCTAGCGTTTATAGCtgtcttattcagtgacctgcTGAAAGGGACAGCAGATAACTCTGTGCTAGTGATGATCACAATCTGTATTTCCCTCTGGTTCGTGGGGTTTGGACACGTGGTGATATCTTCACCGTTCGTATTGTTCATGGCAGAGTTGATAGGGATCGTTGACTACAACTTGTAAGTTGTGTAACCTTCTGATGTATATttgctaatttttttatttattttaaagccTTTTTAGAGTGACGAAAAAGAACAATGCAatccaattttttatttattttaaagccTTCTAGTGCATgctattttagattttattgggtctgtaaattttttaaaagtccATCCACTTAGAATTGaagatcatttcaacttatcAGTGTGTTTGGTATAAATGTATAGTATTAGTATGCCAAATCcaacaacacaaattcaaatTCATGTATCATAGCATGCACTAGCTAGCACTACCCAATTTTCTGCTTGTTGTTTATGGAACAAATTATAATAAAGGCGGCCCACAAGAAAGATCGAAATTGATTATAATCATGTAACAATATGGGCCTATAATGATGAGGCCCATTAACGACATTaccctaatctctctctctcgctatAAGAGAGCAAGATCCTCTATAAACCCTAATCATTCAAGTCCCAGTCGTCAAGGCAAGCCGTCGGCATtctatcttcttcctctttcatATCTTAATctgttttcaataattttttttgtttttttttttgtggtcatTGAGAATCACTCGCTTGCTTTCGAAAGGCGTTGCGCTCTTCGTGTTGGGATTCAGTTTCCCTGAAGGGCGCGTCACCGGAAGCGTACATTCAAAATCTTCAATTCGATCTATAGGGATGTGATATTCGGATTCGTTCGAACTAACAAACCTCGATTCCGATGGCTTATTTTTACCGATTAGCCATCGATTCATCGCGTTGAGAAATTTCTAATcttgaattaaaattttgaaaataaggGATGGGATTTGCTTCATAATGGTGAACTCTCTTAGATTATAAAAGTGAGAGATGTTCAAGTTTCCGGAGCAAAGATCAATTTGGCCAGAATTAAACAGCTCTGTGTTTATATCTTCAATGTTCACAGTGTTACCTGTCTTCTGGTATATTCCTTTTTTTACTACCTAATCTCATTCTCCCAAGGTTACCAATGAGACTTTCAAAAAGGCCTGATTATTCAATGCCCATTTATAGGCCTAAGCTATTAATTTTAAGGCCCAAATTGGTCAAATAAGGCCGGTTACAATGTGATACAGATCAAATGTTATACAAATCAAAAATTGCAAGCAAAATGTACATATCATAATTAGGGAAAAAACTTGCATCGTGTTCACGTATCTTTTaagaaacacaaaataaataccTTCAAAtccaatattttatgttttttgaaaattcaaaaaagaaacaataaccAGAGAGGAACAATTACGCAGAATTGTCTTATTAAAACTCGGTATTGTGATTGCTGATAGATCGCATCTCTGTTTCATCCCTGTCTTCAAAATGTACAGTGTGTTATTATGTCTTCAAAATGTACACATTTCAGCCCTGTGGTAGGTACGTGCGTACAATCTTGTTAAAAGCTATTTGAACTTTTCCTTGAATACCTTAAAAGACTGATAAAGGTTCCTGAAGAAATGTCTTCGACTGTGGACTGACTCGAAGAAACGGGTTTGCTCTAAACCGACTTCTCGTGCTAGTAACAACCTTAAACCACTGGCTTTTTGGATCGCAACTCGCATCTTCTTCTAAACATTTGCAGCTTTTCGTCACAATGTTGTTACTATCCGAATCCACATCCAGACAAACTGATTCTCCGTTCTTTGTTATGGACGAGAGCTGCATCTTTGACTCGGACAAAAGTTTCCATCGTGAACAATAAGATTCTGAGAAATACAGACGCAGCTTCACGGACTTTCCTTTCTCATAAGCTTTTAAGCACAAGATTTTTTCTTCTGCTAGTGACAAAACTCGTTGAGAAGAAAGTCTAAAGCTTTCTGATCGATCGCAAGAACCTAGCTTAAGTTGAAACAGCGACTTCCTCACGATGCAAAGTCCAGTTGAAGGAtggaatattattttcttgGGGTGTGTTTCCATTAGACCTGGTCCTGAATATTGCAAACTTGTTTTATTAATGACAACAAAAAACATGAGTGCAACAAAGTTTCTAAACTAAACtt includes:
- the LOC106407065 gene encoding protein terminal ear1 homolog, which gives rise to MEDFRAFPFAGNLDPRAQEFVPAPLNPMSSRFHFPYTSLPPPLPPPPPSYGLSPSDPRMFTFFNIPPHPMMFPPAPHPPPPPPRPWFNGFSAVQRLSPPSNSPTRSLSLIYVPRDVTESTVRRDLEVFGDVRGVQMERISEGVLTVHFYDLRDAKRAVREFCGRHMQHQERLGSSSGGGSVWRSPSSSARGFVSGRPVWAHFVVPDTNAVPGGCNQGTLVIFNLDPDVSSTALRQIFQVYGSIKELRETPYKKHQRFIEFYDVRDAVNAFDRMNGEEIYGKQVVIEFSRPGGLKNNFTPFRQPQLPFQPRPVLLTPPLKQSVILTNGKSKNVSPNNGVDVVEASMRSLCDIDDEAESETRSKNVAKLGRKKQMKSMELSQFLISEEAMNDPSCRDPRTTLMIKNIPNKYSQKLLLNMLDNHCIHINQAITEEERGEYKAHPDQPISSYDFVYLPMDFNNKCNVGYGFVNMTSPEAAWRLYKAFHLQRWEIFNSHKICQITYARVQGLEDLKEHFKSSKFPCEAELYLPVVFSPPRDGKQLTEPVSININDCTGLNTIHHLEPIDGPDHSVGGSCCGSDNDNSQEDGLSGNNIDGGHSFTVVGATSF
- the LOC106409048 gene encoding D-cysteine desulfhydrase 2, mitochondrial-like isoform X1 is translated as MKVQRSTFFTVNLKSNLHHFHSSQGIAISELDPVSKLLDRKWGLQSPATPIHQISVSSAKGIGKLSFLNNTRPRLGDEVSKKGSSFYILRDDLLHPLVNGNKARKLDALLPLLQDHKVTDLVTCGGCQSAHTAAVGKKSVSCAERGVRSHLLLRGEQPEVLTGYNLVSTMYGNVEYVPRSKYANREEMLRTHADLVAGEDGSVLWAKDLEAIDGFSTSQAASSRKVLIVNEGAGDALALLGMFRLVKYLSEDHLLGKKSRVKFVVDAGTGTTAVGLGVAAMSLGLPWEINAVMLADTLENYKRHEHRLLEEFTRQFLPSIVCSRLDTIKWVERQRPRKFGKVLEGEVEMCRKIAQQTGVLVDPMYTLAAWETATELVEDEDSSIVVMLHTGGTLGMFGLAQRYKSFFTNLKH
- the LOC106409048 gene encoding D-cysteine desulfhydrase 2, mitochondrial-like isoform X2, whose product is MKVQRSTFFTVNLKSNLHHFHSSQGIAISELDPVSKLLDRKWGLQSPATPIHQISVSSAKGIGKLSFLNNTRPRLGDEVSKKGSSFYILRDDLLHPLVNGNKARKLDALLPLLQDHKVTDLVTCGGCQSAHTAAVAVSCAERGVRSHLLLRGEQPEVLTGYNLVSTMYGNVEYVPRSKYANREEMLRTHADLVAGEDGSVLWAKDLEAIDGFSTSQAASSRKVLIVNEGAGDALALLGMFRLVKYLSEDHLLGKKSRVKFVVDAGTGTTAVGLGVAAMSLGLPWEINAVMLADTLENYKRHEHRLLEEFTRQFLPSIVCSRLDTIKWVERQRPRKFGKVLEGEVEMCRKIAQQTGVLVDPMYTLAAWETATELVEDEDSSIVVMLHTGGTLGMFGLAQRYKSFFTNLKH